A genomic region of Nitrospirota bacterium contains the following coding sequences:
- a CDS encoding ABC transporter ATP-binding protein, translated as MKRIFEIVGPHWQRIALAGICSLVVSGTNGTIAWLVKPAVDDILIAGDKSKLILLPFVIFAVFLARGIFTFFQNYLMRSTGAKISRDLRVGLYQHMLYLPMSHYSKDSTGTMMSRAINDTAIIQELLAYRVRDLFVESGTFVILISVAMYMRWDLTLIALFILPLAFYSVGRLGKRLRKVSLKAQEKIADITESLSEGLSGVKIIKSFSMEDKEGSRFKDGNQAYYRELMKGTRILEATSLIMEFTAGVGIAFVLWYGSSLVVGKTITAGEFFSFLAAILMIYTPAKRLTQVNNGIQQAKASLERIDMVLDEPEEPSGTQKLTGINEIVFDDVSFKYEGKEEDALNRISVRIKKGEVVALVGKSGSGKTTFVDLIAGFYSPTSGSLLIDGMDITSISKKSLRAQIGIVSQDVILFNDTVKANIGYGRQDALDEEILNASNAAYAHDFIMALPNGYDSEIGQKGIRLSGGERQRLQIARAILKNPPILILDEATSALDTQSEMIVQKAIDSLMEAQGASRTILVIAHRLSTIKRANRIIVLDGGYIVESGSHEELMKKGGIYKKLYELQFAEGASPS; from the coding sequence ATGAAGAGAATCTTTGAGATTGTAGGGCCTCACTGGCAGAGAATCGCCCTTGCAGGCATATGCAGTCTTGTCGTCTCAGGCACTAACGGCACAATTGCATGGCTTGTAAAGCCTGCTGTGGATGACATACTTATTGCAGGAGACAAAAGCAAACTGATTCTCCTTCCATTTGTAATATTTGCAGTGTTTCTTGCGAGAGGCATTTTTACATTCTTTCAGAACTATCTTATGCGTTCCACAGGCGCAAAGATTTCAAGGGACCTGAGGGTAGGGCTTTACCAACATATGCTTTATCTTCCAATGAGCCATTATTCGAAGGACTCAACCGGCACAATGATGTCCAGAGCAATAAATGACACTGCAATAATACAGGAGCTTCTTGCCTATAGGGTCAGGGACCTCTTTGTCGAAAGCGGAACATTCGTTATCCTCATCTCGGTTGCCATGTACATGAGGTGGGACCTCACATTGATTGCCCTTTTCATTCTTCCGCTTGCATTTTATTCCGTAGGCCGTTTGGGCAAAAGGCTTAGGAAGGTTTCTCTAAAGGCTCAGGAAAAGATTGCAGACATAACAGAATCCCTTTCAGAAGGACTTTCTGGGGTAAAGATAATCAAATCATTCTCTATGGAAGACAAAGAAGGCTCAAGATTCAAAGACGGCAATCAGGCATACTACAGAGAGCTTATGAAAGGCACAAGGATTCTTGAGGCAACCTCCCTGATAATGGAGTTCACTGCAGGGGTTGGTATTGCATTTGTCCTTTGGTATGGCAGTTCCTTAGTCGTCGGTAAGACCATAACTGCAGGTGAGTTCTTCTCTTTTCTTGCCGCGATATTAATGATATATACTCCTGCCAAAAGACTTACACAGGTTAATAACGGAATACAACAGGCTAAAGCCTCACTCGAAAGAATAGACATGGTTTTAGATGAGCCCGAGGAGCCAAGTGGAACTCAGAAACTCACTGGGATAAATGAGATAGTGTTTGACGATGTATCCTTTAAATACGAGGGCAAGGAGGAAGATGCCCTTAACAGGATTAGTGTGAGGATAAAAAAAGGTGAGGTAGTGGCATTGGTCGGAAAAAGCGGCTCTGGGAAAACGACCTTTGTTGACCTCATAGCAGGCTTTTACTCGCCTACATCAGGCAGTCTCCTTATCGACGGTATGGATATAACCAGCATATCCAAGAAGTCCCTAAGGGCACAGATTGGCATTGTCAGCCAGGATGTTATACTCTTTAACGACACTGTAAAGGCAAATATAGGCTATGGTAGGCAGGATGCATTGGACGAGGAGATACTGAATGCCTCAAATGCCGCATATGCCCATGATTTTATAATGGCACTGCCTAATGGATATGACTCTGAGATAGGACAAAAGGGCATCAGGCTTTCAGGTGGCGAAAGACAGAGGCTTCAAATAGCAAGGGCAATTCTTAAAAACCCGCCTATTCTTATATTGGATGAGGCAACATCTGCATTGGATACACAGTCCGAGATGATTGTTCAAAAGGCAATAGACAGCCTCATGGAAGCACAAGGAGCATCGAGGACTATATTAGTCATAGCCCACAGGCTCTCGACAATAAAAAGGGCTAACCGCATAATAGTTCTCGATGGGGGATATATCGTTGAATCAGGCAGTCATGAAGAGCTTATGAAGAAAGGTGGCATTTATAAAAAACTCTACGAATTGCAGTTTGCTGAGGGGGCATCGCCCTCCTGA
- a CDS encoding 3-deoxy-D-manno-octulosonic acid transferase, whose amino-acid sequence MFLFYSLIYLLSVIILLPYEFLKRQRSLRRRWLKEKFGFIRINKQPSSIWLHAVSVGEVMASLPFIKALKEQYPRLYIVVSTVTDTGQKVASERLKGIAETIYIPFDISFCLRRALQSIKPILFIAVETEIWPNIFRVMRISEVPVAIVNGRISSASFRGYMRIRVFMKRVLENVDLFCMQEPEYAQRIIAIGAKKHAVSVTGNFKFDLKASSQRPLWANCIQGNAIIAGSTHKGEEDLVLSVFMALKKDFPNLNLILAPRHPERFNEVEDLIKSKGVSYLRRSRLSGFEGSSAVILLDTIGELFSAYSIADIAIIGGSFIKHGGQNPLEPAYWGKPVVCGPHMENFPFVEEFLKEGAIIRADELTLYRILKELLRDPEKRSAIGIRAKELCMEKTGAVQNTLKALERYLEKYGTI is encoded by the coding sequence ATGTTTCTTTTTTATAGCCTCATATATCTTCTATCGGTAATCATTCTACTGCCTTATGAGTTCCTGAAAAGGCAAAGGTCGTTAAGAAGAAGATGGCTAAAAGAGAAATTCGGCTTTATCAGGATTAATAAACAGCCTTCATCTATATGGCTTCATGCAGTCTCAGTGGGTGAGGTCATGGCATCCCTGCCTTTCATAAAAGCCCTCAAGGAGCAGTATCCTCGTCTTTATATAGTAGTTTCCACTGTCACCGATACAGGACAGAAAGTGGCATCGGAAAGGCTGAAGGGTATAGCTGAGACGATATACATCCCTTTTGATATAAGCTTCTGTTTGAGGCGGGCTTTGCAATCGATAAAACCTATTCTTTTTATCGCAGTAGAGACAGAGATATGGCCTAATATATTCAGGGTCATGAGAATCAGCGAAGTTCCTGTTGCCATTGTTAATGGAAGGATTTCTTCTGCCTCATTCAGGGGCTATATGAGGATAAGGGTTTTTATGAAAAGGGTTCTTGAAAATGTAGACCTTTTCTGTATGCAGGAGCCTGAATATGCTCAAAGGATAATCGCTATCGGCGCAAAAAAGCATGCTGTATCGGTTACAGGGAATTTTAAGTTTGACCTGAAGGCATCTTCTCAAAGACCTTTATGGGCTAACTGCATTCAGGGCAATGCCATCATAGCTGGAAGCACCCACAAAGGAGAGGAGGATTTAGTTCTCTCTGTTTTCATGGCCCTTAAAAAGGACTTTCCTAACCTGAATCTGATTCTTGCACCGAGACACCCTGAGAGATTTAACGAGGTAGAAGACTTAATCAAGTCAAAAGGGGTGTCTTATTTAAGAAGAAGCAGGCTTTCAGGCTTTGAGGGCTCATCTGCTGTGATTTTGCTTGATACGATTGGAGAGCTTTTCTCTGCATATAGCATAGCCGATATTGCAATAATAGGTGGGAGCTTTATAAAGCATGGTGGACAAAACCCTCTTGAGCCTGCATACTGGGGGAAACCCGTTGTTTGCGGGCCTCATATGGAAAACTTCCCTTTTGTAGAGGAATTCCTAAAAGAGGGTGCAATCATAAGGGCAGATGAGTTGACCTTGTATCGGATTCTTAAGGAGCTTCTCAGAGACCCAGAGAAACGCAGTGCCATAGGCATCAGGGCAAAGGAGCTATGCATGGAAAAAACCGGGGCTGTTCAAAACACACTAAAGGCACTTGAAAGGTACCTGGAAAAATATGGGACCATTTGA
- the lpxK gene encoding tetraacyldisaccharide 4'-kinase, with product MGPFELIYYIGYKVKKLYDKGRQRRLTSTVISIGNITVGGTGKTPLVMATAREAFKKGLNPCILTRGYKGSLNLPSFVSKGFGALLTEKEAGDEPVLMAEKLSMVPIVKAKDRYEGGIFAIEELKPIAPFLFILDDGFQHFRLHRDKDILLINALNPFGNGKLLPIGTLREPLRQIKRADVLVITNSPDSHGKEMENLVLEIRKYNPYCPLFFGRHIPAYVKEASNREFPIDMLYGKNIYAFCAIGEPESFLNTLNFMGVNLKGFRQYRDHYRFKGRDIKAIQREAERCGSEWIITTEKDIIRLKDIGLPDNLVTLGIEFKIDNGFYDEVFKGLMPV from the coding sequence ATGGGACCATTTGAGCTTATATATTATATAGGCTATAAGGTTAAGAAGCTCTATGACAAAGGCAGGCAGAGGAGACTCACCTCAACTGTCATAAGCATTGGCAATATAACAGTTGGCGGCACAGGCAAAACCCCTTTGGTGATGGCAACTGCCCGTGAGGCTTTCAAAAAGGGGTTAAACCCATGTATCCTTACAAGAGGCTATAAGGGAAGCCTTAATCTGCCCTCTTTTGTCAGCAAAGGTTTTGGAGCTTTACTTACTGAGAAGGAAGCAGGCGATGAGCCAGTGCTTATGGCTGAAAAATTAAGCATGGTTCCAATAGTTAAGGCTAAGGACAGGTATGAAGGAGGTATATTTGCCATAGAGGAGCTAAAGCCAATAGCTCCGTTTCTTTTTATCTTAGACGATGGGTTTCAGCATTTCAGGCTCCATAGGGATAAGGATATCCTTCTTATAAATGCCCTGAACCCTTTTGGAAATGGAAAACTCCTTCCAATTGGCACCCTGAGGGAGCCATTGAGACAGATTAAAAGGGCAGATGTGCTTGTCATAACAAACAGTCCTGATTCACATGGAAAAGAGATGGAAAACCTTGTCTTGGAGATAAGAAAATATAATCCATATTGTCCTTTGTTCTTTGGAAGGCATATACCTGCTTATGTAAAGGAAGCCTCTAACAGGGAATTCCCCATAGACATGCTTTACGGTAAGAACATTTACGCTTTCTGCGCAATAGGCGAGCCAGAGTCTTTCTTAAACACACTTAATTTTATGGGTGTCAACCTAAAGGGGTTTAGGCAATACAGGGACCATTACAGGTTCAAAGGTCGGGATATTAAGGCAATACAAAGAGAGGCTGAAAGGTGCGGTTCGGAATGGATAATCACAACGGAAAAGGATATAATACGACTGAAGGATATTGGGCTTCCCGATAACCTTGTTACGCTTGGCATTGAGTTTAAAATCGACAATGGATTTTATGATGAGGTTTTTAAAGGGCTAATGCCCGTATGA
- a CDS encoding YjbQ family protein → MVCYINVKSRQRNEFIDITEDIANVIKEAGVKSGICFIYVPHTTAAVTVNEGADPSVYRDIQQTLSRLIPYEMNYSHREGNADAHIKSTLVGVSQYVPIEDGKLVLGTWQAVYFCEFDGPRHRRVALKFIVSEKVTEPKK, encoded by the coding sequence ATGGTCTGTTATATAAATGTTAAAAGCAGGCAGAGAAACGAGTTTATAGACATCACAGAGGATATAGCTAATGTCATAAAAGAGGCAGGAGTAAAAAGCGGAATATGCTTTATATATGTGCCTCATACAACTGCGGCAGTCACGGTAAACGAGGGAGCAGACCCATCTGTGTATCGCGACATACAACAGACCCTCTCGAGGCTTATTCCATATGAGATGAATTATTCCCACCGGGAAGGCAATGCAGATGCCCATATCAAATCCACCTTAGTAGGGGTCTCGCAGTATGTGCCAATAGAGGATGGAAAGCTTGTGCTTGGGACATGGCAGGCTGTTTATTTCTGCGAATTCGATGGACCAAGACACCGCAGGGTTGCCCTTAAATTCATAGTCAGCGAAAAAGTCACCGAACCAAAGAAATGA
- a CDS encoding NAD(P)/FAD-dependent oxidoreductase has product MKKYDVIIVGAGPAGIFSAIKLIEERPNLKVLIIEKGKDIEKRYCPMKLKEVSCTACPQCALLSGWGGAGAFSDGKLNLSPDVGGFLSRYIERDELDSLIRHVDDLYVRFGAPKKIYGGDKEQIRELQSLAAKNDLVFVPSRIRHIGTERCAKLLKAMKRYLNKNVETIFDSDAKQVLVRNKKAEGVKLKNGKELFSDFVILAPGREGAKWLEEETKRLKLTVLQNPVDIGVRVEIPASVFEHLTDIAYEPKLIFYSKRFDDRVRTFCVNPYGEVVKEYLNGIWTVNGHSYASRKTNYTNFAILVSTTFTEPFNEPISYGRYIARLANFLGQGVIVQRLGDLVSGRRSTHERIAKGVVQPTLKDATPGDLSFVIPYRYLSDILEMLQALDKIAPGINSRHTLLYGVEVKFYSMQLKLTNTLQTEIENLFAIGDGAGVSRGLVQASASGVIAAREISRRLS; this is encoded by the coding sequence ATGAAAAAATACGATGTGATAATCGTGGGCGCAGGTCCTGCAGGGATATTCTCTGCCATTAAGCTCATAGAGGAAAGACCTAACCTCAAAGTCCTTATCATAGAGAAGGGCAAGGACATCGAGAAAAGGTATTGCCCTATGAAGTTAAAAGAGGTCTCATGCACTGCGTGCCCTCAGTGTGCACTTCTTAGCGGATGGGGAGGCGCAGGTGCATTCAGCGATGGAAAGCTGAATCTCTCGCCCGATGTCGGAGGCTTTCTTTCGAGATATATCGAAAGGGATGAGCTTGACTCTCTCATACGGCATGTGGATGACCTTTATGTGAGATTCGGTGCGCCTAAAAAAATCTATGGCGGGGATAAGGAACAGATTAGAGAACTTCAGAGCCTTGCGGCAAAGAACGACCTCGTATTCGTACCATCCCGAATAAGGCATATTGGAACGGAAAGATGTGCAAAACTTCTTAAGGCAATGAAAAGGTATCTTAATAAAAATGTGGAGACGATTTTCGATTCGGATGCAAAGCAGGTGCTCGTTAGAAATAAAAAAGCAGAAGGGGTCAAATTAAAAAACGGTAAAGAGCTATTCTCGGACTTTGTAATCCTTGCACCCGGAAGAGAGGGTGCAAAGTGGCTTGAGGAGGAGACAAAGAGGCTCAAACTTACTGTCCTTCAAAACCCAGTGGACATCGGAGTAAGGGTCGAGATTCCTGCCTCTGTATTCGAGCACCTGACAGACATTGCATATGAGCCGAAACTCATTTTTTATTCAAAGAGGTTCGATGACAGGGTAAGAACATTCTGTGTTAATCCATACGGAGAGGTCGTCAAGGAGTACCTTAATGGCATATGGACGGTCAATGGCCATAGCTATGCAAGCAGAAAGACAAACTATACGAACTTTGCAATCCTTGTGAGCACAACATTTACAGAGCCTTTTAATGAGCCAATCTCTTATGGAAGGTATATAGCAAGGCTTGCTAATTTCCTTGGACAAGGGGTTATTGTCCAGAGATTGGGAGACCTTGTATCAGGCAGGCGCTCGACACACGAAAGAATCGCAAAAGGAGTTGTTCAGCCAACCCTTAAGGATGCAACCCCAGGAGATTTGAGCTTTGTAATCCCATACCGCTACCTGTCGGATATACTTGAGATGCTTCAGGCACTGGATAAGATTGCACCAGGTATAAACTCAAGACACACACTTCTTTATGGCGTGGAGGTAAAATTTTACTCTATGCAGTTGAAACTAACTAACACCCTTCAGACAGAGATAGAAAACCTTTTTGCAATAGGAGATGGTGCAGGCGTATCGAGGGGGCTTGTTCAGGCATCAGCCTCAGGAGTTATAGCCGCAAGAGAAATATCGAGAAGACTGTCTTAG
- a CDS encoding DNA internalization-related competence protein ComEC/Rec2: MRFLLAFIGGVTAFYAFQYFPYLTVILLLLSLALILRSMERKSFFLLGLIVFGILYVLVRQPHSPYLSRIEAEINGVFSSAGLRTEDGFAQEFKVSSIRDIENFQKRQSMDLNLHKLDIFSDRQFEHGRRCRLKVTIYMPGEKLNPGDFERPYAVLQSVIEEKDLSLLETTRAKINESIKKNFLQDSASLIMAVTTGQREEMSAELKEAFNLTGLAHLLSISGTHFGLFSMLIFAIFRLLIGLLPYSSLERLTVYVSPSQASSILAIPFMLFYLGISGASIPSIRSFVMISLFLFGILISKKGYWLNFLLFAGVILILWEPEVVLDLSFLMSFSAVFFIGLFLRDRIPRAKLKSYPLNSLLITLTATLGVAPFVLYYFHRFSLISPITNLIVTPIVGFILVPVSLLDSLLYLMTGSSFTAPLIGNVSNLSIFLVRSFAGIPFSSVGVPAFPIYIIIFYYACFLMYAVFKKRYILFLPLILVVVYSVYAGTSERHLTVTFLAPSQGDASVIELVDGRTIAVDTGKSGHETVGYLRYHAISELSALVLSHGHEDHIGGIGYLLKRFWVREIWDNGDIFYPGKLPSHIKHRTLKRGDYIKKDGYSIYVFHPYKEFYTSHNNTAVEENNDSLVIRVEGKIGFLFTGDIEEETEEDISHLGKWLKSKVLKVPHHGSVKSIHKGFFDAVSPEIAVITSKRLNQKMQLALSPARLYLTGRDGAIKIEDKPEGLLIKTYTDFNLKKTKGLNEEIKNIKRLFVVW, encoded by the coding sequence ATGAGATTCCTTTTAGCCTTCATAGGAGGGGTAACTGCCTTCTATGCATTTCAGTATTTTCCCTATCTGACAGTTATCCTTCTTTTATTAAGCCTTGCACTCATCCTACGCTCCATGGAAAGGAAAAGTTTCTTTCTCTTAGGCCTCATTGTCTTTGGCATACTGTATGTCCTCGTAAGACAGCCTCATAGCCCATATCTAAGCCGTATCGAGGCTGAGATAAATGGCGTATTCAGCTCAGCAGGTCTAAGGACAGAAGATGGTTTTGCACAGGAATTCAAGGTCAGCTCCATCAGGGACATTGAAAACTTCCAAAAAAGACAGTCCATGGATTTAAACCTGCATAAACTGGATATCTTCTCTGACAGGCAGTTTGAGCATGGCAGGAGATGCAGGCTAAAGGTGACGATTTATATGCCGGGAGAGAAGCTAAATCCTGGTGATTTCGAAAGACCATATGCAGTCTTACAATCCGTGATAGAAGAAAAAGACCTTAGTCTGCTCGAAACTACAAGGGCTAAGATTAACGAATCCATAAAGAAAAATTTTTTACAGGATTCAGCATCCCTCATAATGGCTGTCACAACAGGACAAAGGGAAGAGATGAGTGCTGAACTCAAGGAGGCATTCAACCTAACAGGGCTTGCACATCTCCTTAGCATCTCAGGCACCCACTTTGGTCTTTTCTCCATGCTCATATTTGCCATATTCAGGCTCCTCATAGGACTGCTTCCGTACAGCTCTCTTGAGAGGCTTACGGTCTATGTTAGTCCTTCACAGGCATCCTCAATCCTTGCTATACCCTTTATGCTTTTTTACTTAGGCATATCTGGTGCAAGCATACCTTCCATAAGGTCATTTGTAATGATAAGCCTTTTCCTTTTTGGCATCCTTATAAGCAAAAAGGGCTACTGGCTTAACTTTCTTTTGTTTGCAGGCGTAATACTTATCCTCTGGGAGCCGGAGGTTGTCTTAGACCTTTCGTTTCTGATGTCGTTTTCTGCTGTTTTTTTCATTGGTCTTTTCTTAAGGGACAGAATTCCGAGGGCAAAGCTCAAGAGCTATCCCCTGAACAGCCTGCTCATAACGCTCACTGCCACATTGGGCGTGGCACCATTCGTTTTATATTACTTCCACAGGTTCTCCCTCATCTCGCCTATTACAAACCTTATTGTCACCCCTATAGTTGGCTTCATACTGGTTCCTGTGTCTCTTTTGGATTCCCTCTTATACCTTATGACAGGCAGTTCTTTTACTGCGCCTCTTATTGGCAATGTCTCTAATCTTTCCATATTTCTTGTGAGGTCATTTGCAGGCATACCTTTTTCATCCGTAGGAGTACCTGCATTCCCTATATATATAATCATATTTTATTATGCATGCTTTCTCATGTATGCAGTGTTTAAGAAAAGATATATCCTTTTCTTACCATTAATCCTTGTAGTAGTTTATTCTGTTTATGCAGGGACATCGGAAAGGCATCTGACAGTCACATTCCTTGCACCATCTCAGGGCGATGCCTCTGTCATAGAGCTTGTAGATGGCAGAACAATAGCAGTCGATACAGGGAAAAGCGGACATGAAACCGTAGGATACCTGAGATACCATGCAATAAGTGAGCTCTCAGCCCTTGTGCTAAGCCATGGACACGAAGACCATATAGGCGGTATCGGGTATCTCCTTAAAAGATTCTGGGTCAGAGAGATATGGGACAATGGAGATATATTTTATCCCGGAAAACTCCCTTCCCACATAAAACACAGAACCCTTAAAAGAGGAGATTATATTAAAAAAGATGGCTATAGCATCTATGTCTTTCATCCCTATAAAGAGTTTTATACTTCCCATAATAATACCGCTGTAGAGGAAAATAACGATTCCCTCGTAATCAGGGTCGAAGGCAAAATAGGGTTTCTATTTACAGGAGACATAGAAGAAGAGACAGAGGAAGACATATCGCATCTTGGAAAATGGCTTAAAAGCAAGGTGCTTAAGGTTCCGCATCATGGCTCGGTAAAATCCATACATAAAGGATTTTTCGATGCAGTCTCGCCTGAGATTGCAGTTATAACCTCAAAGAGATTGAATCAAAAAATGCAGTTGGCATTAAGCCCTGCAAGGCTCTATCTTACAGGCAGAGATGGTGCAATAAAGATTGAGGATAAACCAGAGGGACTTTTAATAAAGACCTATACGGATTTTAACCTTAAAAAAACAAAAGGCTTAAATGAGGAGATTAAGAACATAAAAAGGCTTTTCGTAGTGTGGTGA
- a CDS encoding phosphoglucosamine mutase, which translates to MRLFGTDGIRGKVNKYPMTPECVLRIGMAAGRLLGKGHGRNTILIGKDTRLSGYMIESALTSGICSMGMNVTLVGPMPTPGVAFLTRALRLDAGIVISASHNPFEDNGIKFFSSEGFKLPTQIEHEIERLVLDDSILSHRPSGQSIGKAYRLDDAVGRYIEYIKSTIPKGMTLEGLRAVVDCANGAAYKVTPWVLRELGADVITIADKPDGININKDCGSLNLGRLKAVVKEHRAHIGIAHDGDADRTLFLDEKGRTVDGDHVLGMWAVEMKDKGRLKKNTVVATVMSNLGLEHYLKRHGITLIRTKVGDRFVTERMLKDGYNLGGEQSGHIIFLDYNTTGDGPITALHVITLMKKKGLLLSNFRDKIKLYPQVLVNVPVKTAKDIKTVPEIQSAILKAEEKLKDKGRVLVRASGTEPKIRVMLEGRDMKTIRELSGDIADVIRKKMS; encoded by the coding sequence TACTCATCGGTAAAGACACGAGGCTTTCAGGCTATATGATAGAGTCTGCCCTGACATCAGGCATATGCTCCATGGGCATGAATGTAACTTTAGTTGGCCCAATGCCAACACCAGGGGTGGCATTCCTTACAAGGGCATTAAGGCTCGATGCAGGGATTGTCATATCAGCCTCGCATAACCCATTTGAGGACAACGGAATAAAGTTCTTCTCCTCAGAGGGATTTAAACTGCCTACTCAGATAGAGCATGAAATCGAAAGACTTGTGCTCGACGATAGCATACTCAGCCATAGACCCAGTGGTCAAAGTATAGGCAAGGCATACAGGCTCGATGATGCAGTAGGAAGATATATAGAATACATCAAGTCCACCATACCAAAGGGCATGACCCTCGAGGGGCTCAGGGCTGTTGTGGACTGTGCAAATGGTGCCGCATACAAAGTCACCCCATGGGTTCTCAGGGAATTGGGTGCAGATGTTATAACCATTGCAGATAAGCCAGACGGCATTAATATTAATAAAGACTGTGGCTCACTCAATCTTGGCAGGCTCAAGGCAGTGGTTAAGGAGCACAGGGCTCATATCGGGATAGCCCATGATGGAGATGCAGACAGAACCCTGTTTTTGGACGAAAAAGGAAGGACCGTTGATGGAGACCATGTCTTAGGCATGTGGGCAGTTGAGATGAAGGACAAAGGAAGGCTCAAGAAAAACACTGTGGTTGCAACTGTCATGAGCAACCTTGGGCTTGAGCATTACCTCAAAAGGCATGGAATAACGCTCATAAGGACAAAGGTAGGAGACAGATTTGTAACGGAAAGAATGCTGAAGGATGGATATAACTTAGGCGGAGAACAGTCAGGTCATATAATCTTTTTAGATTACAATACAACCGGTGACGGTCCGATAACTGCACTTCATGTCATTACCCTTATGAAAAAGAAAGGACTTCTGCTTTCCAATTTCAGAGACAAGATTAAGCTTTACCCGCAGGTGCTCGTAAATGTCCCTGTTAAAACGGCAAAGGATATAAAAACAGTTCCTGAGATACAATCGGCAATCTTAAAGGCAGAAGAAAAACTCAAAGACAAAGGAAGGGTGTTGGTTCGGGCATCAGGCACAGAGCCTAAGATAAGGGTGATGCTTGAAGGCAGGGATATGAAGACCATAAGAGAGCTTTCAGGCGACATAGCAGATGTAATCAGAAAAAAGATGTCATGA